TTCTGCCTTTACCTCCCCAGTCATGGCACAGCACAATGGACTGGTAGATATGAGCCACAGCAAGGAAGCCCGAATGGTAAATATGCCTTTGGGAAGTACCCGTTGGACAGGCGGTTTTTGGGGTGGCCGATTCAAGGTCTTTTCAGAAACCTCGCTTTGGGATATGTGGAAAACCTGGGATACACCCGAGGTATCGCACGGCTTCCGTAATTTCGAGATTGCGGCGGGCGATGCTGAAGGCGAACATTGGGGACCTCCTTTTCATGATGGCGATATGTATAAATGGCTTGAGGCATGTGCTTCGGTTTATGCAGTAACCCATGATCAGAAACTAGATGCCCTGATGGATCGCTTTATTGCCGAAGTAGCTAAGGCACAGCGTACCGATGGTTATATCCATACCCCTGTGGTGATAGATGAGCGCCATAAGGGCATCGATACGCATGCTCTCAAAGACCGGAAAGATGAAGCCGAAATCGGTATCACAGTAGGAGGAAAAGATGAGAAAGGAGCCTTTGCCAGCCGTCTCAACTTCGAAACCTATAATCTGGGACATCTGATGACTGCCGGTATCGTACATTGGCGTGCCACAGGCAAGAAGACACTCTTCAACTGTGCACTCAAGGCAGCCGATTTTCTCTATGATTTTCTGAAGAACCAGCGCGATGAGTTGGCGCGCAATGCAATCTGTCCTTCTCATTATATGGCAGCTTCAGAGATGTATCGTGCTACCGGTGACAAGCGTTATCTGGAACTGGCAGAGGGATTGATAGCCATTCGTGATGAAGTGAAGAATGGTGAAGATCACAATCAGGATCGCCATCCTTTCCGTGAGCAATATGAGGCGATGGGGCATGCGGTGAGAGCCAACTATCTCTATGCGGGTGTAGCTGATCTCTATGCCGAAACAGGGGAGAAGCAACTCATGAAGAATCTGTCCAGTATCTGGGATGATATCACCTATCGCAAGATTTATATCACAGGTGGATGCGGTGCCCTCTATGATGGTGTGTCACCTGATGGAACCACTTACGATCAGCCTAGCATTCAGCAGATTCATCAGGCATACGGCAGAGCATATCAGTTGCCAAACGAGACTTCGCATAATGAAACCTGTGCGCAGATTGGTAATATCTTCTTATCCTGGCGTATGCTCGAAA
This Segatella copri DSM 18205 DNA region includes the following protein-coding sequences:
- a CDS encoding glycoside hydrolase family 127 protein translates to MMTANYSRKWMMAGLLAFSAFTSPVMAQHNGLVDMSHSKEARMVNMPLGSTRWTGGFWGGRFKVFSETSLWDMWKTWDTPEVSHGFRNFEIAAGDAEGEHWGPPFHDGDMYKWLEACASVYAVTHDQKLDALMDRFIAEVAKAQRTDGYIHTPVVIDERHKGIDTHALKDRKDEAEIGITVGGKDEKGAFASRLNFETYNLGHLMTAGIVHWRATGKKTLFNCALKAADFLYDFLKNQRDELARNAICPSHYMAASEMYRATGDKRYLELAEGLIAIRDEVKNGEDHNQDRHPFREQYEAMGHAVRANYLYAGVADLYAETGEKQLMKNLSSIWDDITYRKIYITGGCGALYDGVSPDGTTYDQPSIQQIHQAYGRAYQLPNETSHNETCAQIGNIFLSWRMLETTADARYMDMVENELLNGVLPGISLDGTRYFYTQALRRTGDFPYVMRWPKTRQKYISCFCCPPNTLRALCEAQEYAYAVKGDTLWVNMYGDNHLKTKDVDMEMTSGYPYDGKVSIRINKAKNIRTLMLRVPGEGRYEAISATDSKGRQTGWKKGTLVERTFDMKPRLVEANPLVEENKNQIAVMRGPIVYCLENVDIDASSVPASCKDKYGRVSVNDIVIPADIQWTEVKKTIDGHEFVALQGEALLAEKGTAASWQKNQLYRTLAPAQKKVNVTLIPYYAWDNRGSDVEMSVWLSVRK